The following is a genomic window from Geoalkalibacter halelectricus.
CCATAGGGTGATTCGATGGCATAGCCGTACTCGAAGCCGAGCACCGCGGCCTCGGACAGCATGCTGTTGTGGCAGCGAAAAGCGGCTCCCTCGGCGCCGAGGTGCGCAAGGGGCACATAATCCTTGCCGGTTTCCATGTCAAACAGAGCTGAATGCCGCTGGCTGAAGGTGCCGCGGCGCGAATCCTGTCCCGAGAGGCGCACACTGTGGCCCTCGGCCAGCAGCGAGGCAAAGGCCAGGGCCTCGGCATTGGCCCAATCGATGCCCTCCCCCTTGGTGATCGCTTCGCGGCGCCGCTCCAGAAATTTCTCGATCTTGGGATGCAGGGAAAACCCCTTGGGGACCCGCGCCAACTGGTCGGCAAGTTGCCGCAGCTGCTCGGCGGACACCGCCGTTTCAACCTCGTCGGCCGGTTGATAGTCGCGGCGGATATCCTTCCACTTGCCGTGAAAACCGCCGTCGCGCTCGGCCTGGGGCCGCTCCATGGCCTGCTCCAGGCGCTCAAGATAGCCCTTGGCCAGTGCTTCGATGTCTTCCTCCGCCACCCCTTCCTCGATCAGATGGCGCGCGTAGAGGTCGTGCACGACGGGGCGCTGCTTGATCTTTTCGTACATCAGGGGTTGGGTGAAGGCCGGCTCGTCGCCTTCATTGTGCCCCTGGCGGCGGTAGCAGATAATTTCCACCACCACGTCCTTGGCGTAGCGGTTGCGGTAATCAAAGGCCAGCAGCGCGGCATAGACCGCGGCCTCGGGATTTTCACCATGGACATGGAACACGGGAATCTGCAGCATCTTGGCGATGTCGGTGGCGTAGCAGGTCGAGCGCGCCTCGGGGGGCAGGGTGGTAAAGCCGATTTGATTGTTGAGCACGATGTGCAGTGTTCCGCCGGTGGCATAGCCTTCGAGCTGGGAGAGGTTGAGGGTCTCGGCGACCATGCCCTGTCCGGAAAAGGCGGCGTCGCCGTGAATCAGCACCGGCAGCACCGTTTCACCGCCGCCGTCGTAATAGTCCTGGCGGGCGCGGCTCTTGCCCTCGACCACCGGATCGACGGCTTCGAGGTGACTGGGATTGGAGGCCAGGGACAGGTGCAGGCCATGACGCCCCACGGGCGCGACGTCACAGGAATAGCCCTTGTGGTATTTGACGTCGCCCTCGCCGACGAAGGCGTACTCAAGATTGTCCTGAAACTCGGCGAAGATATTTTCCAGGGGTTTTTGGAAAATGTTGGCGAGCACGTTGAGACGGCCGCGATGCGCCATGCCCAGAACCAGATCGCGGATGTCGGCGCGGTTGGCGGCGGCCACCACCGCATGGAGCACGGGAATCAGCGTTTCGGCCCCTTCGAGGGAAAAACGCTTCTGTCCGAGAAAACGGCGATGCAGAAACTCCTCGAAGAGCGCCGCCTGCTGGAGTTGTTCCAGAATCCGCCACTTCTCTTCGGCACTGAAGGCAGGCTGATTGCGTACTCCTTCCATGCGCTCCTTGAGCCACTGGCGCTCCTCGGGGTTTTGGATGTGCATGAACTCGACCCCGACATAGCGGCAGTAAGTCTCCCGCATGACGGAGAGGATCTCGCGCAGGCTCGCCTGAGTCTTGTGAAAGCGGCGGGTGTGAAACACCCGGTCGAGATCGGCGTCGGACAACCCGAAGTTGGCGAGATCCAGCAGGGGATGGCTGACCGGACAGGGGTTGAGGGGGTCGGTGCAGGCGAGCAGATGGCCCAGGTCGCGATAGCGATAGATGAGGGATTGCACCCCGGATTGCTTGAGGGCGAACTCGGGATCAAGGCACGCGGCTGCCGCGCCTTGCTCCGCGAGATCGAAACCCGTGAAAAAGGCGTGCCATTGCGCCCCGACATCTTCGGGGTCGCGCTGCCAGCGGCGATACAGAACCTCAAGCCAGGCGGGATCGAGATTGTGGATAAAGTCCATGAGTCGGAGCTGTCCGTGAGAAAGAGGATGAAGGAATTTTTGCCCCCGGGCATGGCGCCCAAAGGCCGGAAAAAATTATAACATCCCCTTTTTCACCCGCAAACCGCCCCGCCTCGGGAACCGGCCGCGCCCCTTAGCGCACGATCATCCAGCTGCCGTCGGGCTGGCGGCAGGCGGTGCCGTAGGCCTGCTGGGCCTGTCCGCCGATGTTGACGGTCTGCATGTATTCGCGACAGTATTGGCCCTCGGCGGTCTGAAAGGTGCGCACCGGCGTCAGAGTGCCCGAATTGCCGCTGTCGGGATTGTGCCAGGTGCTTGCCTGGTGGCTGCGGTTGTATTCCAGGGATTGCTGGGCGTTACGCTCCATCCACATGCGATCGGCGCGGTCGAGACTGCGGCCGACCTCCTGCCCGATGAGCGCGCCGGCCAGGGTCCCGACCGCCACCCCCACCAGTTGGCCGCGGCCCTTGCCGACCTGGGCGCCGAGCAGGGCGCCGCCGCCGGCACCGATGAGCGTCCCGGCCGTTTCCTTGGGGCCGGTGCTGGTCGCGCAACCGGAGAGAGCCATGGCCACCAGCAGCAAAATGACGAGAATCTTTTTCATGGATGCCACTCCTGTCTGCAATGGGATGCGATCACGGCCGACGGGTGCAACCTTCATCCCTTGCCTCTAGTTTACCACCATCGCACCCGGTATGGGCCGAGGGGCGCAGCGCCGTCTCTCTCAGACGACGGGCCCGGCCTCGTGGCGCGCCGCGGGCACCTTGCGCGCCTGCAGCGGCTTGACCAGACAAGCGGCGCCCTGCGTGAGGTGATGACGGAAGAACTCGTTGGCGTGCACCTCGGGGGGCACCTCCGTAGCGGCAAGGGCACGGTAGCCGCGCTCCGCGAAAAAGGCACCGCTCTCCCCGCCGGCGGCCAGGTAAAATTGGCGCGCGCCCTGCAAAGCCGCAAACCGCTCGATGCGCACCAGCAGCAGGGATCCGATGCCGCGACCGCGAAACGCCGGGGCCACCGCCGGCGGGCGCAACAGCGCGGCCTCACCCAACACTTCCATGCCGACTATCCCCGCCAATTGCCCCTCCGCACGGCACATCAGCAGATGTTTGACTTTTTCGGCATCAAGATCCGCGTGATAGAGGCCGCACTCGGCCGACAAGGCCTTGATGGACGGCAGCAAGGGAGGTTGGGCGAAAATAAAGATCATGACAACTCCTCAGAAATAAAAATCGTAACTATTCACCCGCCTGTGGGATCGCAACCCCAAGGCTGATCAGTTACAAAATGTCATCATCGCCAGAAACGGCGCTGGAACCAGGAGCAGAACCACAGGGCCAGAACGATGCCGAGGGAATTGAAAGCCACATCGCTCAGGGAGCCGAAGCGGCCGGGAACGGTGGTCTGGTACAACTCGTCGAGCACGCCATAGGAAAAAGCGATCAGACCCGCCGCGACCAGGCGGGTGCGTCCCGCAACACCCAGGGCCGCCAGCGCCCCGAACCACAGAAAGGCGAGAAAGCCGTAGAGAGGAATATGGAGAAAGTTCTGCAGCGTGGGCGGCATCCAGCCCAAGGCGCTTTTTTCCGGCGCGGCCAGGTCAAAGGAAATGGAGGAAAGACCGAATATCGCCACCATGAGCAGCAGCGGCAGGACCACGGCAATGCGTCGCTGCGCGGGAGAAAACCGATCTCGGACTTGGGGCATGGTAAGAATCCTGATTGGCGGCCCTAGGAGGCTGTCGGACTATCCGGGCCGCAGCGAAAGTCTGGATGTTTGAGTCCGGATTTTGGCTCCTTTGAGAGTGCATAGCCGTAGCTACGTGCCGAAAAGGAGCCGGAATCCGGGCCAAACAGCCGGATTTGCAGCCGGCTCATGGATAGTCCGACAGCCTCCTAGAGAGCGGCCGCGCCGGCTAACAAATCAATAGCGTGTGACGCTAAAAAGCATTCCCTGGTAATCAAAAACCGCCCCGCTCGGGGTGATTTCCTCAAGCACCAGATCCTCGGCCAGCGACTGCCCCTCGCGCAGGAGCAGCCCGTTGATGCGCACCAGGCGCTGCGCCGGCTCGGCGGTGTAATAGTGCAGGGAGAAGGAGAAATCCGGAAAACCGGCGCGCTGGGCGCGCGAAAGTTCCTCCAGACGCGGGAGGGGCTGCGCCAGGGTGGCCACGACCTCGTGAGGCCTGGGCGCCTGGAGTTCAGCCAACAGGAAATCGGCCTGGGGCGCAGGTGTTGCCGGCACCGCGGGGGCTTCCGGCGGCTCAAGCGCCGGGGCTTGCGAAGGCGATTCATCCTGCAGTCCGGCGACCGCGACCGACGCTGAACCGCCGGGGGACTCCAGGGGTGCCACGGGAGAAATCTCCACCGGCGCGGCGACTTCCGTGCCGGATGCGGCAAGTTGGGGTGCCTCGGGGCTGGATTGGCGGGGCAGCAGCCACCAGGTCAGCAAGGAGGCATTGAGCAGCAGGGCGACGACCAGCAGCACCAACAGCGGCGAGGCCTTGCGCCGGGACCGGTGAGCAGCCCTGAGGTGATCGGTCTGCAGATCCGGCACCTGGCCCGTGGGGCGCTTTTTATCGGATTTTCGCAGGGCGTCGAGAATAAACGACATGGCCGCTCAGCTCCCCGCCTTGCTCAGGCGCGGCTCGGCGCTGCCGAGGGCGTTGCCGAGCTGAATCAGGGTCTTGCTGCCGACGATGCCGTCGGGCTGCAAACCGCGCGAGAGCTGAAAGCGACGCACCTCCTGGACCAGCCGTTCGTCGTAATCCGGCCGGGTACGCGGCTCCCAGTCACGGCCGTCGATTTCGGCCAGGCGCTGATCGAGCCACAGCACGAAGGGATCGCGCGCGCCGGGGTGCAGATTGCCCGAGTAGTCCGGCGGCTCGCGAAACACCAGGGTGAATTCACCCAGCCAGTGTGCCTCGATATCGGCCACCGCCACCTGGCGTTCTTCTCCGCCGACCACCAGGGACGCCCGATCGCCGTCAAGACCGACCAGGGCAACCTCATAGCTGTGCTCGTCGCGGTAGATCCTCAGCAGGGCCGGACGATC
Proteins encoded in this region:
- a CDS encoding 2-oxoglutarate dehydrogenase E1 component, with the protein product MDFIHNLDPAWLEVLYRRWQRDPEDVGAQWHAFFTGFDLAEQGAAAACLDPEFALKQSGVQSLIYRYRDLGHLLACTDPLNPCPVSHPLLDLANFGLSDADLDRVFHTRRFHKTQASLREILSVMRETYCRYVGVEFMHIQNPEERQWLKERMEGVRNQPAFSAEEKWRILEQLQQAALFEEFLHRRFLGQKRFSLEGAETLIPVLHAVVAAANRADIRDLVLGMAHRGRLNVLANIFQKPLENIFAEFQDNLEYAFVGEGDVKYHKGYSCDVAPVGRHGLHLSLASNPSHLEAVDPVVEGKSRARQDYYDGGGETVLPVLIHGDAAFSGQGMVAETLNLSQLEGYATGGTLHIVLNNQIGFTTLPPEARSTCYATDIAKMLQIPVFHVHGENPEAAVYAALLAFDYRNRYAKDVVVEIICYRRQGHNEGDEPAFTQPLMYEKIKQRPVVHDLYARHLIEEGVAEEDIEALAKGYLERLEQAMERPQAERDGGFHGKWKDIRRDYQPADEVETAVSAEQLRQLADQLARVPKGFSLHPKIEKFLERRREAITKGEGIDWANAEALAFASLLAEGHSVRLSGQDSRRGTFSQRHSALFDMETGKDYVPLAHLGAEGAAFRCHNSMLSEAAVLGFEYGYAIESPYGLVIWEAQFGDFVNGAQVIIDQFIVSSGSKWDRMCGLVMFLPHGYEGQGAEHSSARIERFLQLCANDNIQVCYPSTPAQFFHLLRRQLKQAFRRPLVVFTPKSLLRHSACRSSLDDLSSGRFQEIIADVPADPARIKKLLLCTGKIYFELQERRADLERDDVAIVRIEQLYPLRTDLLEALLEPWREVPEIAWVQEEPRNNGAWSYVNGPLARLLKRHLRYVGRDEAAAPAVGSHRLFNKQQNALLEAAFGA
- a CDS encoding RT0821/Lpp0805 family surface protein is translated as MKKILVILLLVAMALSGCATSTGPKETAGTLIGAGGGALLGAQVGKGRGQLVGVAVGTLAGALIGQEVGRSLDRADRMWMERNAQQSLEYNRSHQASTWHNPDSGNSGTLTPVRTFQTAEGQYCREYMQTVNIGGQAQQAYGTACRQPDGSWMIVR
- a CDS encoding GNAT family N-acetyltransferase, which encodes MIFIFAQPPLLPSIKALSAECGLYHADLDAEKVKHLLMCRAEGQLAGIVGMEVLGEAALLRPPAVAPAFRGRGIGSLLLVRIERFAALQGARQFYLAAGGESGAFFAERGYRALAATEVPPEVHANEFFRHHLTQGAACLVKPLQARKVPAARHEAGPVV
- a CDS encoding VanZ family protein — encoded protein: MPQVRDRFSPAQRRIAVVLPLLLMVAIFGLSSISFDLAAPEKSALGWMPPTLQNFLHIPLYGFLAFLWFGALAALGVAGRTRLVAAGLIAFSYGVLDELYQTTVPGRFGSLSDVAFNSLGIVLALWFCSWFQRRFWR
- a CDS encoding general secretion pathway protein GspB, with amino-acid sequence MSFILDALRKSDKKRPTGQVPDLQTDHLRAAHRSRRKASPLLVLLVVALLLNASLLTWWLLPRQSSPEAPQLAASGTEVAAPVEISPVAPLESPGGSASVAVAGLQDESPSQAPALEPPEAPAVPATPAPQADFLLAELQAPRPHEVVATLAQPLPRLEELSRAQRAGFPDFSFSLHYYTAEPAQRLVRINGLLLREGQSLAEDLVLEEITPSGAVFDYQGMLFSVTRY